A genomic window from Sphingobacterium sp. BN32 includes:
- a CDS encoding NADH-quinone oxidoreductase subunit N has translation MNDFTPHITHFIDSILASVGYFKTELILAIGFLLCVFSSLFFDRKWKDSSFSIAMLSLIAALICNFLQYENLGTAFFDMIRIDTMALLSKTLILIGLLVTAIMIRQHFDKRETKKRKGDLYSILIGSSIGLLILVMTSNWLLAFIAIEMVSISSYILVGYFTEDKKQTEAAMKYALFGSACAAIMLYGLSLIYGFTGVLDFADGRHIQGLIDSPKVMSSIAILFMLTGIGFKLSFVPFHLWTPDVYDGAPTPITAFLSTVPKIAAIVLFARLAASYGTTLFYFSDIFVLFLSIVAIVSMLAGNLIALRQQNVKRMMAYSSIGHTGFLLMAVVGYMGGHQDTLLFYLFVYTLMNLAAFGFIDILEQKYGASEFVDYTGMGKRMPIIFTLFSIVGISLIGLPPTAGFIGKLLVFSSIFEIFQQNQESTHLWLLIVGALTSVISLFYYFKIPLFAFLKHRAENESQIKPTISPTYAIAIILSILLLVFGIFPTIIINFFQQ, from the coding sequence ATGAATGATTTCACTCCACATATAACCCACTTTATTGACTCGATACTGGCATCTGTAGGATACTTCAAAACAGAGCTTATCCTGGCTATTGGGTTTCTACTATGTGTCTTTAGCAGTTTATTTTTCGATCGGAAATGGAAAGACAGCTCGTTTAGCATCGCTATGCTAAGCCTGATAGCAGCATTGATATGCAATTTCCTCCAATATGAGAACCTAGGCACGGCGTTCTTTGACATGATACGGATTGATACAATGGCCTTACTTTCCAAAACGCTGATTCTTATCGGGCTGCTTGTAACAGCGATTATGATACGTCAGCACTTTGATAAGCGAGAGACCAAAAAGCGCAAAGGTGATTTGTATAGTATTTTGATAGGATCGTCCATTGGCTTACTGATCTTAGTGATGACCAGCAATTGGTTGTTAGCTTTTATCGCTATAGAAATGGTTTCCATCTCCTCTTACATCCTCGTGGGCTATTTTACGGAGGATAAGAAGCAAACGGAAGCCGCCATGAAATATGCGTTATTTGGATCTGCTTGTGCTGCAATTATGTTATATGGTTTATCGTTGATCTACGGCTTTACGGGGGTACTCGATTTTGCGGATGGACGACATATTCAGGGTCTAATAGACTCGCCCAAGGTGATGAGCAGCATTGCCATTCTTTTTATGTTGACTGGGATAGGTTTTAAATTAAGTTTTGTTCCATTTCATCTTTGGACACCGGATGTTTATGATGGTGCTCCAACTCCCATTACCGCTTTCCTTTCCACTGTTCCAAAGATTGCCGCTATTGTACTCTTTGCAAGATTAGCAGCATCTTATGGAACGACGCTATTTTACTTCTCCGATATCTTCGTGCTGTTCTTATCTATCGTCGCTATCGTGAGCATGTTAGCTGGAAATCTAATTGCATTGCGCCAGCAGAACGTGAAACGAATGATGGCTTACTCATCCATCGGACATACCGGATTCCTTTTAATGGCTGTTGTCGGGTATATGGGCGGGCATCAGGATACCCTTCTGTTTTATCTATTTGTTTATACCCTAATGAACCTAGCCGCTTTCGGTTTCATTGATATACTGGAGCAGAAATATGGCGCCAGTGAATTCGTGGATTATACAGGAATGGGAAAACGCATGCCTATCATCTTTACGTTATTTAGCATCGTCGGAATCTCATTGATCGGGCTACCTCCTACGGCGGGTTTTATCGGGAAGTTACTTGTGTTTTCATCTATTTTTGAAATCTTCCAACAGAATCAAGAATCAACGCATCTATGGTTATTAATCGTAGGAGCATTGACATCGGTCATTTCATTATTCTATTATTTCAAGATACCGCTGTTTGCATTCTTAAAGCATAGAGCTGAAAATGAGTCGCAGATTAAACCAACAATAAGCCCCACTTATGCAATCGCAATTATATTGTCGATCTTATTGCTGGTATTCGGAATCTTCCCTACGATAATTATAAATTTCTTTCAACAATAA
- a CDS encoding DUF4254 domain-containing protein, translated as MISELANRIFDQVIADYHVHDAIDHPVENPYDSSSLEHLLYLKCWIDTAQWHMEDVVRNPDIDPREGLYWKRRIDRQNQERTDMVEYIDGYYLKQFEGVVPHATARVNTESPAWAIDRLSILALKIYHMDQETKREDVSHAHLESCQAKLDILLEQRKDLSKSIDELLSDIESGNKYMKVYKQMKMYNDPNLNPVLYGVKK; from the coding sequence ATGATTAGCGAATTAGCCAACCGTATTTTTGATCAAGTAATTGCAGACTATCATGTCCACGACGCTATCGATCATCCTGTAGAGAATCCTTATGATTCTTCAAGCTTGGAACATTTATTATATTTAAAATGCTGGATCGACACAGCACAGTGGCATATGGAAGACGTCGTTCGAAATCCAGATATAGATCCGCGCGAAGGGTTATACTGGAAGCGCAGAATTGATCGTCAGAATCAAGAACGTACGGATATGGTGGAGTACATTGATGGCTATTATCTAAAGCAATTTGAAGGCGTTGTTCCGCATGCTACTGCTCGCGTGAACACAGAGAGTCCAGCCTGGGCTATCGATAGATTGTCTATCCTGGCGCTCAAAATATACCATATGGATCAAGAGACGAAGCGAGAGGATGTTTCGCATGCTCATCTTGAATCTTGCCAAGCGAAGCTTGATATTCTGTTAGAACAAAGAAAAGACCTTTCTAAAAGTATAGACGAGTTATTATCAGACATTGAATCTGGCAATAAATACATGAAAGTGTATAAGCAGATGAAGATGTACAATGATCCGAACTTAAATCCGGTACTTTACGGCGTTAAAAAATAA
- a CDS encoding glycosyltransferase family 9 protein, whose protein sequence is MKRILVTRFSAMGDVAMVASVLREFQEQHTEVEIIMVSRAFFAPFFQGIPRVSFHPIYPEKQHQGLVGLYKLFKELRAYRPTELADLHDNIRSNILSTFFRMSGYKVRTIDKGRKEKKALTRPINKIKKQLKLTTERYADVFRSLGYAFQLSNQLQRSPASLPKDIQTLFVGEKKYLGIAPFAQHPYKVFALDRMEGVIAGLAADNIQILVFGGGSKEKEIVDTWAKKHPHVFNTIGKFSLREELDIIANLDLMLSMDSSGMHMASLVGIRSLSIWGATHPFAGFIGYGQSIEDCIQVEHPNRPSSVYGNKPCICDGTEAIDLLTAEMVISKVKNILLKTTF, encoded by the coding sequence ATGAAGCGCATCCTCGTTACTCGTTTTTCTGCAATGGGAGATGTAGCCATGGTTGCTTCTGTGCTCCGTGAATTTCAAGAACAACATACGGAGGTTGAAATCATCATGGTTTCTAGAGCATTCTTTGCCCCCTTTTTCCAAGGTATTCCAAGAGTATCATTTCATCCCATATATCCCGAAAAGCAACACCAAGGATTGGTCGGGCTTTATAAGCTTTTTAAGGAACTTCGTGCCTATCGACCGACAGAGCTGGCTGATTTACACGACAACATACGTTCGAATATTTTGAGTACGTTCTTCCGCATGTCTGGATACAAAGTCAGGACGATAGACAAAGGTAGAAAAGAAAAAAAAGCATTAACCCGACCGATAAATAAGATCAAAAAGCAATTAAAGCTAACAACAGAGCGTTATGCAGATGTATTCCGGTCGCTGGGATATGCGTTTCAACTGAGCAATCAACTTCAACGAAGTCCGGCAAGTCTGCCGAAAGACATACAAACGCTATTCGTCGGAGAAAAGAAGTACTTAGGCATTGCTCCATTTGCGCAGCATCCCTATAAAGTATTTGCATTGGATCGAATGGAAGGGGTCATCGCCGGATTAGCAGCAGATAACATTCAAATACTGGTTTTCGGAGGCGGAAGTAAAGAAAAAGAAATCGTGGATACATGGGCAAAAAAACACCCACATGTCTTTAATACGATTGGAAAATTTAGTTTACGAGAAGAGCTGGATATAATCGCTAACCTCGATCTGATGCTGAGCATGGATAGCTCGGGAATGCACATGGCTTCTCTGGTAGGCATTAGAAGTCTATCTATCTGGGGTGCTACTCATCCCTTTGCAGGCTTCATCGGATACGGGCAATCAATCGAAGATTGTATACAGGTCGAACATCCAAATCGCCCAAGTTCCGTCTACGGAAATAAACCTTGTATTTGCGATGGAACTGAAGCAATCGATTTGCTCACGGCTGAAATGGTAATCAGCAAAGTAAAAAACATCCTATTAAAAACAACCTTCTGA
- a CDS encoding glycosyltransferase family 4 protein, translating into MARIALVTIRYGKEVNGGAEYHCRMLAERLVQEHEVTVLTTNKNSSNDESSNFKTGTSILNGVNVIRFPTQDYDLNSFKKAARESKSARKIRRMIYRMGLSSLLFKQFPIWRFKLKEEIALLKRHEFYAPELLSFIESNKANYDVFIFFTYENPLTVLGSLIVPEKTILVPTAHMEGMLFRSINSIVFNKVKYIAFNSEAEFHMCQEIFRDKMAPNSVVGVGIEIADATPEEITLSKYQIQQPYFLYCGRITAVKINNFIQDFLQYREENQLEICLVLAGEVLIPMIESPYIKYIGYVDEAEKITLMQSSIAVVNPSAAESLSLVTLEALSLGKIVIASKQSEVMVEHQNRSNGAVRCYGNYHELKHILDEVIEITSQPNDIAKKGMDYVDRNYNWDLIIRKFERIFKSIITV; encoded by the coding sequence ATGGCGAGAATTGCATTAGTTACTATCCGGTACGGAAAAGAAGTCAATGGTGGTGCTGAATACCACTGCAGAATGCTTGCAGAGCGATTAGTACAGGAACATGAAGTCACGGTACTGACGACTAATAAAAATAGCTCAAACGATGAAAGCAGCAACTTCAAAACCGGCACTTCTATTCTTAATGGGGTCAATGTCATTCGATTTCCAACACAAGACTACGATCTGAATAGTTTTAAAAAGGCTGCTCGCGAAAGTAAGTCTGCACGTAAAATCAGACGCATGATTTATCGAATGGGTCTTTCTTCTCTACTCTTCAAGCAATTCCCAATATGGCGCTTTAAGCTAAAAGAAGAAATAGCGCTATTAAAACGACATGAGTTCTACGCTCCAGAGCTACTCTCCTTCATAGAATCAAACAAAGCAAATTACGACGTCTTCATCTTCTTTACTTATGAAAACCCATTGACTGTTCTGGGAAGTTTAATCGTACCTGAAAAAACTATTCTCGTTCCAACAGCGCATATGGAAGGGATGCTTTTCCGCAGTATTAACAGCATTGTTTTCAATAAAGTTAAATATATCGCCTTTAACTCCGAGGCGGAATTTCATATGTGTCAAGAGATCTTCCGGGATAAAATGGCGCCAAATAGTGTGGTTGGGGTCGGAATTGAAATTGCTGATGCAACTCCCGAAGAAATCACACTCTCGAAGTACCAAATCCAACAACCGTACTTCCTTTACTGCGGACGGATTACTGCGGTGAAAATCAATAATTTCATTCAGGATTTCCTTCAATACCGTGAAGAAAATCAATTAGAGATATGTTTGGTATTGGCAGGTGAAGTGCTGATACCAATGATTGAAAGCCCTTATATAAAATATATTGGCTATGTTGATGAAGCCGAAAAAATAACTTTAATGCAGTCAAGTATCGCTGTTGTTAATCCTTCGGCGGCAGAGAGTCTTTCGTTGGTTACTCTGGAAGCTTTATCATTGGGGAAAATAGTTATTGCCAGTAAGCAGTCTGAGGTCATGGTAGAACACCAAAACAGATCGAATGGCGCAGTACGCTGTTATGGCAACTACCATGAATTAAAACACATTCTAGACGAAGTAATTGAAATAACGTCGCAACCTAACGACATCGCTAAAAAAGGTATGGATTACGTAGATCGAAACTACAATTGGGATTTGATTATACGTAAATTTGAACGTATTTTTAAATCGATCATAACAGTCTAA
- a CDS encoding glycosyltransferase family 1 protein, with product MLNIGFDAKRYFLNRTGLGNYSRDLVRMLSSYYPDNNYFLYTPKTSKFLTNVPANVKTVLPSTAIDRLVPNLWRSKRINKDLINNQVSIFHGLSGEIPQGLPKSKIKSLVTVHDLIFLRYPELYKPIDRFIYYKKTKYAVNNADCIIAISQQTKKDIIHFFQIPEDKIQVIYQGCHPAFKKEYTASQKAAVKSKFNLPDRFLLNVGTIEERKNALQIVKAIKDIDIPLIIVGRETAYAEKIKGFLEQSQMKNRVYFLSSVNMEELAIIYSLATLFIYPSKFEGFGIPIIEALFSGVPVITSNSGVFPEAGGPGSLYVNPEDTDDISNAINKVLHDEALRKEMIAKGKDFVEKFTDKVIAKDLMDCYLKLF from the coding sequence ATGTTAAACATTGGGTTTGATGCCAAACGCTATTTTTTAAACCGTACTGGATTGGGCAACTATAGCCGGGATCTAGTCCGTATGCTCTCCAGCTATTATCCCGACAACAATTACTTTCTTTATACACCCAAAACCAGCAAGTTTTTAACTAATGTTCCAGCAAATGTTAAGACCGTCCTTCCGTCCACAGCAATAGATCGTCTAGTCCCAAATCTTTGGCGATCCAAAAGAATCAATAAAGATCTCATAAACAACCAGGTTTCCATTTTTCACGGACTTTCAGGTGAGATACCTCAGGGATTACCGAAATCTAAAATAAAGTCGTTGGTTACTGTGCATGATCTTATTTTCCTTCGTTATCCCGAGCTTTATAAGCCCATAGATCGATTCATATACTATAAAAAAACCAAATATGCGGTCAATAACGCCGATTGCATAATCGCAATCAGCCAGCAAACGAAAAAAGATATCATTCACTTCTTTCAAATTCCTGAAGATAAGATTCAGGTTATTTACCAAGGATGTCACCCTGCATTTAAAAAAGAATATACAGCGAGTCAGAAAGCAGCAGTGAAGAGCAAGTTTAATCTTCCGGATCGTTTTTTATTGAATGTAGGTACTATTGAGGAACGAAAAAATGCATTGCAAATCGTGAAAGCAATCAAGGATATCGACATCCCATTAATCATCGTCGGGAGAGAGACGGCCTACGCTGAGAAGATTAAAGGGTTTCTTGAACAATCTCAAATGAAAAATCGCGTGTATTTCCTGTCATCTGTGAATATGGAAGAACTCGCAATCATTTACTCGCTTGCTACCCTATTTATTTATCCATCAAAGTTTGAAGGCTTTGGTATCCCAATCATCGAAGCCCTTTTTTCCGGTGTACCTGTAATCACCTCCAACTCGGGTGTTTTTCCTGAGGCAGGCGGCCCAGGAAGTTTGTATGTCAATCCAGAAGATACTGATGATATTTCTAATGCAATAAATAAAGTGCTCCATGACGAGGCACTCCGAAAAGAAATGATTGCCAAAGGAAAAGACTTTGTAGAAAAATTCACCGATAAGGTAATTGCGAAAGATCTAATGGACTGCTATCTAAAGCTTTTTTGA
- a CDS encoding glycosyltransferase family 2 protein, whose translation MRMKADLLITTYNRPSALEVVFLSLLRQTVMPQQIIVADDGSGLETAKLIEKYQSIFKVKLIHAWQEDLGFRAAESRNNGLSYVKSPYVIMVDGDMVLGKNFVEDHLHFAQKGSFLQGGRVMLTKSKTDELLKVINAKLTFRYLEKGVEERLEKKISAFRSLFLARLTQRELTNKRKVRSCNMSFFMEDVIRVNGFNNDFVGWGREDSEFVERLLHSGIKGRLMKFTLLAYHLYHKEESRASLPANDQLLEHTIKTKLIRCENGLSKFSKKL comes from the coding sequence ATGAGAATGAAAGCTGATCTTTTAATAACGACATATAACCGACCGAGTGCACTCGAAGTTGTTTTCTTGTCTTTACTTAGACAGACCGTCATGCCACAGCAAATTATCGTTGCGGATGATGGTTCTGGGCTGGAGACAGCAAAACTGATTGAAAAATATCAGTCGATTTTTAAGGTTAAGCTAATCCATGCTTGGCAGGAGGATTTAGGCTTCCGAGCGGCTGAATCTAGGAATAACGGCTTGTCTTATGTGAAAAGCCCTTATGTGATTATGGTGGATGGGGATATGGTGCTGGGCAAGAACTTTGTGGAGGATCATCTTCATTTTGCTCAAAAAGGGAGCTTTTTGCAAGGAGGGCGGGTCATGCTTACAAAAAGCAAGACCGATGAGTTGCTTAAAGTCATCAATGCTAAATTGACGTTCAGATATTTAGAGAAAGGTGTTGAAGAGCGTTTGGAAAAGAAGATTTCTGCTTTCAGATCGTTATTTCTTGCGAGGTTGACACAAAGAGAGCTGACGAACAAAAGGAAAGTACGTTCGTGTAATATGTCATTCTTCATGGAGGATGTTATCCGTGTGAATGGGTTTAATAACGATTTTGTCGGATGGGGGCGAGAGGATAGCGAGTTTGTCGAACGCTTATTACATTCGGGGATAAAGGGGAGATTGATGAAATTTACGCTGCTGGCATACCATCTTTACCACAAAGAGGAGTCGAGAGCATCACTTCCCGCAAATGATCAATTATTGGAACATACAATCAAGACGAAGCTGATTCGTTGTGAAAATGGACTTTCGAAATTCTCAAAAAAGCTTTAG
- a CDS encoding glycosyltransferase family 2 protein has translation MKISLLISTYNWPDALELCLSSVLLQDIMPDEILIADDGSTDETRVLINKYKEKFSIPLIHIWHEDQGFELAKIRNKAIARATGDYIIQIDGDLILHKAFIRDHRRFAKKGTFVRASRIYIDSNLSKELLLSKRVEISPFEKGISNTFSAVRITFLQPFFAEHYKQKGDERWEIHGCNMAYWRADAISVNGYNEDFKGWGPEDKEFVARLLNKGLRRRFLKFGAIVFHIWHKINTKENLKNNLCLFEHAKRTKLEYCERGISQYLTDSTYENES, from the coding sequence ATGAAGATTTCGCTATTAATCTCTACCTATAATTGGCCGGATGCATTGGAGTTATGCCTCTCAAGCGTGCTTCTACAGGATATCATGCCCGACGAAATTCTTATTGCGGACGATGGTTCAACTGATGAGACGAGGGTTTTAATAAATAAATACAAGGAAAAGTTTTCTATTCCTTTAATACATATCTGGCATGAAGATCAAGGCTTTGAGTTAGCCAAGATTAGAAATAAAGCAATTGCCAGAGCGACGGGAGATTACATTATTCAAATTGATGGGGATCTGATATTGCATAAAGCATTTATCAGAGATCATCGCCGCTTCGCAAAGAAGGGTACATTTGTGCGAGCCAGCCGCATATATATCGATAGCAATCTTTCGAAAGAACTGTTATTGAGCAAACGTGTTGAGATTAGCCCTTTTGAAAAAGGTATTTCCAATACGTTTAGTGCTGTAAGGATTACCTTCTTACAACCTTTTTTTGCTGAACACTACAAGCAGAAAGGGGATGAACGTTGGGAAATCCATGGATGTAATATGGCCTATTGGAGAGCGGATGCCATTTCTGTCAACGGCTATAATGAGGATTTCAAAGGATGGGGTCCTGAAGACAAAGAGTTTGTTGCGAGATTATTGAACAAAGGCTTGCGCCGTCGTTTTCTTAAGTTCGGTGCCATTGTGTTTCATATCTGGCATAAAATAAATACGAAAGAAAACTTGAAGAACAACTTATGTTTGTTTGAGCATGCCAAGCGAACAAAATTGGAATATTGCGAAAGAGGGATTAGTCAATATTTAACGGATTCAACCTATGAGAATGAAAGCTGA
- a CDS encoding glycosyltransferase, producing the protein MTKKRTKVLYYMAENPFWSKAGNLTRCLQMLQYFQSRSADLDVSFVSSINWNKDDEERFRETFTSINLLIEPFKSSKSNRIKYFLTDKLPWMLKRLFTNPRVNRVSPSFKSRFQKIVKDHGFDHLVISYVEFGELVVGLENVNKIVDTHDFFTLQKIQKSEGKKVNNVQHIFAEEMELLKSFDEIWTYSIEEQYIFNQFTEQYVDLIPLSFPKPIRNRDHSDYDLVYVASDNPHNLKSISWFIQEVLPKIKGTKVHVFGKICRAIPDCEQIVKHGLVDDLDAVYKRSKVAICPMLTGTGIKVKVLEALSYGIPVVTTRRGVDGLMNKINNGCIWVDSPEDFAAEIRALLQDKTHYDKVSIEATQFFDSFYLQENEWKMFDRKFIN; encoded by the coding sequence ATGACAAAAAAGAGAACCAAAGTACTTTATTATATGGCTGAGAATCCTTTTTGGAGCAAAGCCGGCAATTTGACGCGTTGCCTACAAATGCTGCAGTACTTTCAAAGTAGAAGTGCGGATTTAGACGTTAGTTTTGTATCTAGTATTAATTGGAACAAAGACGACGAAGAGCGATTTCGTGAAACCTTTACATCGATAAATTTGCTTATAGAGCCGTTTAAGTCTTCTAAGTCGAATAGAATAAAATACTTTTTGACGGATAAGCTTCCTTGGATGCTGAAAAGATTGTTCACTAATCCTAGGGTTAACCGAGTATCGCCAAGTTTTAAATCTCGGTTTCAAAAGATTGTAAAAGATCATGGATTTGATCATTTAGTAATCAGCTATGTCGAATTCGGAGAGTTGGTTGTTGGATTAGAAAATGTGAATAAAATAGTGGATACCCATGATTTTTTCACGCTTCAAAAAATTCAGAAAAGCGAGGGGAAGAAGGTCAACAATGTTCAGCATATTTTTGCTGAAGAGATGGAATTATTGAAGTCGTTTGATGAAATATGGACCTACTCGATTGAGGAACAATATATCTTTAATCAATTCACGGAACAGTACGTCGATTTAATACCTTTGTCCTTTCCGAAACCAATACGTAATAGAGATCACTCGGATTACGATCTAGTTTATGTTGCGAGTGATAATCCTCATAATTTGAAGAGTATTAGTTGGTTTATTCAAGAGGTTTTGCCGAAGATTAAAGGGACGAAAGTCCATGTTTTTGGTAAAATATGTCGAGCGATTCCTGACTGCGAGCAAATTGTGAAGCACGGGCTTGTCGATGATCTCGACGCGGTTTACAAAAGGTCGAAGGTCGCTATCTGCCCGATGTTAACAGGTACAGGGATAAAAGTAAAGGTTTTAGAAGCGCTTTCCTATGGCATTCCGGTCGTGACGACTCGAAGAGGAGTTGACGGTTTGATGAATAAGATTAATAATGGATGTATTTGGGTTGACAGTCCGGAAGATTTCGCTGCTGAAATTCGAGCATTATTACAAGATAAAACGCATTACGACAAAGTCAGTATAGAAGCAACGCAATTTTTCGATTCGTTTTATTTACAGGAAAACGAATGGAAGATGTTCGACCGGAAATTTATTAATTGA
- a CDS encoding glycosyltransferase family 2 protein, with protein MISIIIPVFNREAFIQYAIESVLRQSMQFFELIVIDDGSTDRSAEIIKHFVKNDSRVHYYYQPNSGVSVARNHGLAKAQGDYVYFLDSDDFLDESFIKTSFDAAEEAEADLVVVGSGYESRLPSPMALPTCAQFWKHDFLKKNRDIQFPVGIQPGEDGLFSHFLLTKTDRIAFNGQGIYHYRSHEGQNHRKAADDGDRTIEVIKKWFELLRTFYEKESFFSTKSLHLAQFVAHEPFEYRYLRTALSDEQKQTLMDLIQNFFKQHIQPYLGLNDFNKLGEPFRYFLQSSSYVDFDTFYGDWKIRRTKQLKRNLFLLKFIPVKSYRKRMRAQFREEFSLLQS; from the coding sequence ATGATTTCGATTATAATTCCTGTTTTTAACCGGGAAGCTTTTATTCAATATGCTATTGAAAGCGTTTTACGTCAAAGTATGCAGTTCTTCGAGCTCATCGTGATCGATGATGGAAGTACCGATCGCTCTGCAGAAATAATTAAGCATTTTGTTAAGAACGATTCTCGGGTCCATTACTATTACCAACCAAATTCCGGCGTTTCTGTTGCCAGGAACCATGGGCTCGCTAAAGCACAGGGAGACTATGTTTATTTCCTCGATTCGGATGATTTTCTTGATGAAAGCTTTATAAAAACATCATTTGACGCAGCTGAAGAAGCAGAGGCTGATTTAGTGGTTGTAGGTTCTGGCTATGAGTCGCGACTTCCATCACCTATGGCGCTGCCAACCTGCGCACAATTTTGGAAGCATGATTTCTTGAAAAAGAATAGGGATATTCAATTTCCGGTTGGAATACAACCGGGGGAGGATGGATTGTTTTCACATTTCCTATTGACGAAAACCGACCGAATTGCATTTAATGGACAAGGGATTTACCATTATCGCAGTCATGAAGGGCAGAATCATCGAAAAGCTGCCGATGACGGTGATCGAACAATTGAGGTGATAAAAAAATGGTTTGAATTGTTGAGGACATTCTACGAGAAAGAATCGTTTTTTAGTACGAAGAGTCTTCATTTGGCTCAATTCGTAGCGCATGAACCTTTTGAATACCGGTACTTAAGAACCGCGTTGAGCGATGAGCAAAAGCAAACGCTAATGGATCTTATACAGAATTTTTTTAAGCAGCATATTCAGCCTTATTTAGGGTTGAATGATTTCAATAAATTGGGAGAACCTTTTAGGTATTTCCTACAATCGTCGAGTTATGTTGATTTTGATACGTTTTACGGCGATTGGAAGATAAGGAGGACAAAACAGCTAAAAAGGAATTTGTTTTTACTCAAGTTTATTCCAGTGAAGTCCTACAGAAAGCGAATGCGGGCGCAATTTAGGGAAGAGTTTTCCTTGTTGCAATCATAA
- a CDS encoding glycosyltransferase, with translation MKIVFVQHSSFLNGNGGTEKICVFLANGFSKLGHEVIIAASQAEGGGSVFPLEKNVDLKNIYDENVDQINLLPLVNYRGANPFKWIIGKIKKKYAKAYNKSQYRKFKDGEAGLYRHNLKNRALHWEKFLKELNPDVIVTMSISSHLEITYGTQLNIPIVNSVNGRPDYDFTDVIGYRPAYEMECLTESFKKLDGIQVLFDSYHQFLPETFGGIAKTIANPLPRYRKEDLPNHLATKKEYVIMNLARLDNECKQQSLAIEAFSKVADRFPNWRLEFWGTGRDENLLQGLIESLQLADRVFLKGFHPNPEEILRTADIFIFPSKYEGFGLALGEAMAMGIPSLGLASCSGVNELIKHGETGFLAEDKESLIDYMSILMEDAEKRALMGAKGHEFSKAFDSEVIFQKWNGLLLEVVDQNNKITQ, from the coding sequence ATGAAAATAGTATTTGTGCAACATAGCTCCTTTTTGAATGGGAACGGTGGAACAGAGAAGATCTGTGTTTTTTTGGCCAACGGTTTTTCGAAGTTAGGGCATGAAGTGATCATTGCAGCTAGTCAGGCTGAAGGGGGCGGATCTGTTTTTCCTTTGGAAAAAAACGTTGATCTAAAGAATATTTATGATGAAAATGTCGATCAGATCAACCTATTGCCGCTGGTCAATTATAGAGGTGCCAATCCGTTCAAATGGATAATTGGTAAAATAAAGAAGAAGTACGCCAAGGCGTACAACAAATCCCAGTACAGGAAATTTAAGGACGGTGAAGCCGGTCTTTATCGTCATAATTTAAAGAATCGGGCTTTGCACTGGGAAAAGTTTCTCAAAGAGCTAAATCCTGATGTGATTGTGACCATGTCTATTAGTTCTCATCTGGAGATTACATATGGAACACAACTCAACATACCCATCGTCAATTCAGTTAACGGAAGACCAGATTATGACTTTACGGATGTTATAGGATATCGTCCAGCTTACGAGATGGAATGTCTTACGGAATCATTTAAAAAATTAGATGGTATTCAAGTTTTATTTGATAGTTATCATCAGTTTTTACCGGAGACATTCGGAGGAATAGCAAAAACCATTGCTAACCCTTTGCCGCGTTATCGTAAAGAGGATCTGCCGAATCATTTGGCGACAAAGAAAGAATATGTTATAATGAATTTGGCGAGACTGGATAACGAATGCAAACAGCAGAGTTTGGCGATCGAAGCATTTTCGAAGGTCGCTGATCGCTTTCCGAATTGGCGCTTAGAGTTTTGGGGTACCGGAAGGGACGAGAATCTTTTGCAAGGTCTTATCGAGTCACTGCAGTTAGCTGATCGTGTTTTTCTGAAAGGTTTCCATCCGAATCCTGAAGAGATTTTGCGTACAGCGGATATTTTTATTTTCCCCAGCAAATATGAAGGATTCGGTTTAGCACTAGGGGAGGCAATGGCAATGGGAATACCCAGCTTAGGACTAGCTAGCTGCTCGGGTGTTAATGAATTAATAAAACATGGGGAAACGGGTTTTTTGGCGGAAGATAAGGAGTCTCTGATTGACTACATGAGCATTTTGATGGAGGATGCAGAGAAGCGAGCGCTTATGGGCGCGAAGGGGCACGAGTTTAGTAAAGCCTTCGATAGTGAAGTCATCTTCCAGAAATGGAATGGGCTATTGTTGGAGGTTGTGGATCAAAACAATAAGATAACGCAGTAA